Proteins encoded within one genomic window of Schaalia sp. HMT-172:
- a CDS encoding ABC transporter ATP-binding protein translates to MKTIRTLLGRLREFKKPAILTPLFIIGEVILECLIPLTMVSLVDALDGDTLTPVLRLGAILIGLAFASLTCGILSARFAATASVGLAKNLRQDLFFKVQDFSFADIDRFSTSSLVTRMTTDVTNVQNAFGMLIRIAVRVPLMIIFSIVMAFRINVQMALIFLGMVPVLALILAAIVLIAFPIFRRIFKKYDALNNSVQENVAAIRVVKSFVTEEYETTKFRHASADVRKDFTNAEKLIALNSPVMMFFIFAAIIAVDYVGASIIVNSGATELTKGGLTALITYGIQILAHMLMLAFIFVMATMAAESAHRIAEVLTHDPSLTSPANGVTDVADGSVVFEGVSFKYSESAEENALSDINLRVESGQTLGIVGGTGSSKTSLIQLICRLYDVSEGSVKVGGRDVRDYDLTALRDAVSVVLQKNVLFSGTIKDNMRWGNPDATDEQIVRACKLAQADEFIQQLPGGYDYVISRGGTNVSGGQKQRLCIARALLKNPTILILDDSTSAVDTKTDSLIRHAFESEIPGTTTIIIAQRLSSVSHADQIIVLDDGRIKERGTHDELMAAGGEYREIYESQNAASESEVA, encoded by the coding sequence ATGAAAACGATTCGAACCTTGCTGGGCCGACTGCGGGAGTTCAAGAAACCCGCGATCCTGACCCCGCTGTTCATCATCGGGGAGGTCATCCTCGAGTGCCTGATCCCGCTGACCATGGTCTCGCTGGTGGATGCACTCGACGGCGACACGTTGACCCCCGTCCTTCGCCTGGGCGCGATCCTCATTGGCCTGGCCTTCGCGTCGCTGACCTGCGGAATTCTGTCCGCTCGCTTCGCGGCGACCGCCTCGGTGGGCTTGGCGAAGAACCTGCGACAGGACCTCTTCTTTAAGGTGCAGGACTTTTCCTTCGCCGACATCGACCGCTTCTCCACGTCCTCGCTGGTCACCCGCATGACGACGGACGTCACGAACGTCCAAAACGCCTTCGGTATGCTCATTCGTATCGCGGTGCGCGTGCCGCTCATGATCATCTTCTCCATCGTCATGGCGTTCCGTATTAACGTCCAGATGGCCCTCATCTTCCTTGGGATGGTGCCGGTTCTCGCCCTCATCCTGGCGGCCATTGTGCTCATCGCTTTCCCGATATTCCGCCGCATCTTCAAGAAGTACGACGCCCTGAACAACTCGGTGCAGGAGAACGTCGCCGCGATCCGCGTGGTCAAGTCCTTCGTCACCGAGGAATACGAGACTACCAAGTTCCGCCACGCCTCCGCCGACGTGCGCAAGGACTTCACGAACGCCGAGAAGCTCATCGCGCTCAACAGCCCTGTCATGATGTTCTTCATCTTCGCCGCGATCATTGCCGTCGACTACGTGGGCGCCTCGATCATCGTGAACTCGGGTGCGACAGAGCTGACGAAGGGCGGCCTGACCGCCCTCATCACCTACGGCATCCAGATCCTCGCGCACATGCTCATGCTTGCCTTCATCTTCGTCATGGCGACGATGGCCGCCGAATCCGCGCACCGCATCGCCGAGGTCCTCACTCACGACCCGTCGCTGACCTCCCCGGCGAACGGGGTCACGGACGTCGCGGATGGCTCCGTCGTCTTCGAAGGTGTGTCCTTCAAGTACTCCGAGAGCGCCGAAGAAAACGCGCTATCCGACATCAACCTGCGCGTTGAATCCGGGCAAACGCTCGGTATCGTCGGCGGCACGGGCTCCTCCAAGACCTCGCTCATCCAGCTGATCTGCCGCCTGTACGATGTCTCCGAGGGTTCCGTGAAGGTCGGCGGGCGCGACGTGCGCGACTACGACCTGACCGCCCTGCGTGACGCCGTCTCCGTCGTCCTGCAGAAGAACGTGCTCTTCTCTGGCACTATCAAGGACAACATGCGCTGGGGCAACCCGGACGCGACCGACGAACAGATCGTCCGCGCCTGCAAGCTCGCGCAGGCCGACGAGTTCATCCAGCAGCTGCCCGGCGGCTACGACTACGTCATCTCCCGCGGCGGCACCAACGTCTCCGGCGGCCAGAAGCAGCGCCTGTGCATCGCACGCGCGCTGCTGAAGAACCCCACGATCCTCATCCTGGACGACTCCACCTCCGCCGTGGACACGAAGACTGATTCCCTCATTCGTCACGCCTTCGAGAGCGAGATCCCGGGTACGACGACGATCATCATCGCCCAACGCCTGTCCTCGGTGAGCCACGCCGACCAGATCATCGTGCTGGACGATGGCCGCATCAAGGAACGCGGCACCCACGACGAGCTGATGGCGGCGGGCGGGGAGTACCGCGAGATCTACGAGTCCCAGAACGCCGCGAGCGAAAGCGAGGTGGCCTGA
- a CDS encoding ABC transporter ATP-binding protein, with protein MARERNSRIDDGEKLEGIDRPFGRLLRYVFRHYPVRISLTVVCIITSAVASAVGSIFMQQIVDNVVTPGLEIGFDAVRGTLVRLVVTMGIIFSAGVIGSFIYTRAMAIVTQGTLKHMRDDMFDSMERLPLRFFDTHPHGAIMSTFTNDTDAIRQLIGQSIPTLIQSGLTIVVLIATMLYYSVWLFLVVLVVGALMAFLTGKLGGLSGRFMKAQQAALADEEGFIEEMMDGQKVIQVFNHERDAKDEFVEYNQKLFDSSQKANIYGNVLMPALGNIGNIMYVVIAIVGGVMILEQTPNIHLIGIDVITVGIVVSFLGMVRNFSQTIGQMSMQVPMIALGMAGAGRVFALIDQEPEEDHGYVTLVRARELPDGSLESTEERTGIWAWRHPHQADGTVTYTRLRGELVMEGVDFSYDGEKQILHDISLWAKPGQKIAFVGATGAGKTTITNLINRFYDIADGKIRYDGININKIRKSDLRRSLGVVLQDVKLFTGSVMENIRYGRLDATDEQCIEAAKLANADSFIRRLPDGYDTMLTGNGSNLSQGQAQLLSIARAAVADPPAMILDEATSSIDTRTEALVQAGMDNLMEGRTVFVIAHRLSTVRNSDAIMVLEQGRIIERGSHDDLIAQKGVYYQLYTGAFELD; from the coding sequence ATGGCACGCGAGCGCAACTCCCGGATCGACGATGGTGAGAAGCTCGAAGGCATCGATCGTCCCTTCGGTCGTCTCCTGCGATACGTCTTCCGCCACTACCCGGTGCGTATCAGCCTGACGGTCGTGTGCATCATTACGTCCGCCGTGGCCTCGGCGGTCGGTTCGATCTTCATGCAGCAGATCGTCGACAACGTCGTGACCCCGGGCCTCGAGATCGGCTTCGATGCGGTGCGAGGCACCCTCGTGCGCCTCGTCGTCACGATGGGCATTATTTTCAGCGCAGGCGTCATCGGTAGCTTCATCTACACCCGTGCCATGGCGATCGTGACCCAAGGGACGCTCAAGCACATGCGAGACGACATGTTCGACTCCATGGAGCGCCTGCCCTTGCGTTTCTTCGACACGCATCCGCACGGCGCGATCATGTCGACCTTCACGAACGACACGGACGCGATCCGCCAGCTGATCGGTCAATCGATCCCGACGCTCATCCAGTCGGGCCTGACCATCGTCGTGCTCATCGCCACGATGCTCTACTACTCCGTGTGGCTCTTCCTCGTCGTCCTCGTGGTGGGCGCCCTCATGGCGTTCCTGACGGGCAAGCTCGGTGGCCTCTCGGGCCGCTTCATGAAGGCCCAGCAGGCGGCCTTGGCGGACGAAGAGGGCTTCATCGAAGAGATGATGGATGGCCAGAAGGTCATCCAGGTTTTCAACCACGAGCGCGACGCCAAGGACGAGTTCGTTGAGTACAACCAGAAGCTCTTCGACTCCTCGCAGAAAGCCAATATCTACGGCAACGTCCTGATGCCCGCCCTGGGCAACATCGGCAACATCATGTACGTCGTCATCGCGATTGTCGGCGGCGTCATGATCCTCGAACAGACGCCGAATATTCACCTTATCGGCATCGACGTCATCACGGTCGGCATTGTCGTGTCCTTCCTGGGTATGGTCCGTAACTTCTCGCAGACGATCGGACAGATGTCGATGCAGGTGCCCATGATCGCGCTCGGCATGGCGGGGGCGGGGCGCGTGTTCGCCCTCATCGACCAGGAGCCCGAGGAAGACCACGGATACGTGACACTCGTGAGGGCCCGAGAGCTGCCCGACGGCAGCCTCGAGTCGACCGAGGAACGTACCGGAATCTGGGCTTGGCGTCACCCCCACCAGGCGGACGGCACCGTCACGTACACGCGCCTGCGCGGCGAGCTCGTCATGGAGGGCGTGGACTTCTCCTACGACGGTGAGAAGCAGATCCTGCACGACATCTCCCTGTGGGCCAAGCCCGGCCAGAAGATCGCTTTCGTGGGCGCGACGGGCGCCGGCAAGACAACGATCACGAACCTGATCAACCGCTTCTACGACATCGCCGACGGCAAGATCCGCTACGACGGCATCAATATCAACAAGATCCGCAAGTCGGACCTGCGTCGCTCCCTCGGCGTGGTTCTGCAGGACGTCAAGCTGTTTACGGGCTCGGTCATGGAGAACATCCGCTACGGCCGACTGGACGCCACGGACGAGCAGTGCATTGAGGCCGCGAAGCTGGCCAACGCGGACTCCTTCATCCGACGTCTGCCCGACGGCTACGACACGATGCTCACGGGTAACGGCTCCAACCTGTCCCAGGGGCAGGCCCAGCTCCTGTCGATTGCCCGCGCCGCCGTGGCCGATCCGCCGGCGATGATCCTGGATGAAGCGACGTCTTCGATCGACACACGCACCGAGGCGCTCGTGCAGGCGGGCATGGACAACCTGATGGAGGGACGCACAGTCTTCGTGATCGCCCACCGCCTCTCGACGGTGCGTAACTCGGACGCGATCATGGTCCTGGAGCAGGGGCGCATCATTGAGCGCGGCAGCCACGACGACTTGATCGCTCAGAAGGGCGTGTACTACCAGCTCTACACGGGCGCCTTCGAGCTCGACTAG
- the rpsT gene encoding 30S ribosomal protein S20 has product MANIKSQKKRILTNEKRRVRNQSVKSELKTLVRHTREAVEAGDKDKALAALRVASRKLDVAVSKGVIHKNQAANRKSKLARRVASIAD; this is encoded by the coding sequence GTGGCAAACATTAAGTCCCAGAAGAAGCGCATCCTCACCAACGAGAAGCGCCGCGTTCGCAACCAGTCCGTGAAGTCCGAGCTGAAGACCCTGGTCCGTCACACCCGTGAGGCCGTCGAGGCCGGCGACAAGGACAAGGCTCTGGCCGCCCTGCGCGTTGCCTCGCGCAAGCTGGACGTCGCCGTCTCCAAGGGCGTCATCCACAAGAACCAGGCCGCGAACCGCAAGTCCAAGCTTGCTCGTCGCGTCGCCTCGATCGCTGACTGA
- a CDS encoding type II toxin-antitoxin system PemK/MazF family toxin, which produces MNSFVTGVVRALAEFISTLSSSSADPSTTDATATRQENAPRPRPTTTAPTHTHKPSDRSRPQGSPQHQDPATSKRPRTSIREASIADALAHASYQPIMDGDADPGEVVWTWVPYQEDASVGKDRPAVVIGAQGEGVYLLQLTSKDHSRDAAEEAAAGRYWFDIGSGAWDPKGRPSEVRLDRALWVKATDVRREGSILPEVTWQRIVDALEEHQRTHGG; this is translated from the coding sequence ATGAATTCATTCGTCACCGGAGTTGTGCGCGCTCTCGCAGAGTTCATCTCGACCCTGAGCTCGTCGAGCGCCGACCCCTCGACCACGGACGCGACCGCCACGCGCCAGGAGAACGCCCCACGGCCTCGTCCGACCACGACCGCGCCAACCCACACCCACAAGCCCTCCGACCGTTCGCGCCCGCAGGGCTCCCCGCAGCATCAGGATCCGGCGACCTCGAAGCGCCCCCGCACCTCCATCCGCGAAGCCAGCATCGCCGACGCGCTCGCCCACGCCTCGTACCAGCCGATCATGGACGGCGACGCCGACCCTGGCGAGGTCGTGTGGACATGGGTGCCCTACCAGGAGGACGCGTCCGTCGGCAAGGACCGCCCCGCCGTCGTCATCGGCGCCCAGGGTGAGGGCGTCTACCTCCTGCAGCTGACCAGCAAGGACCATTCACGCGACGCCGCCGAGGAGGCCGCTGCCGGACGCTACTGGTTCGACATCGGATCGGGCGCGTGGGACCCGAAGGGCCGCCCCTCCGAGGTGCGCCTCGATCGCGCCCTGTGGGTCAAGGCCACCGACGTGCGCCGCGAAGGCTCGATCCTGCCGGAGGTCACCTGGCAACGCATCGTCGACGCGCTCGAGGAGCACCAGCGCACCCACGGCGGCTAA